From Varibaculum massiliense, a single genomic window includes:
- a CDS encoding type II toxin-antitoxin system RelE/ParE family toxin, translating into MWTVDVELVAGWLLTLDDNSRAQVVAALEMLQEQGPALGRPLVDRIAGSRHRNMKELRPGSSGRSEIRILFAFDPIRQAILLVAGDKSGQWQRWYRKNIPIADDLYDRHLEQLRRRK; encoded by the coding sequence GTGTGGACGGTTGATGTTGAGTTGGTAGCCGGGTGGCTGCTAACGCTTGACGATAACTCGCGAGCACAGGTCGTTGCGGCTTTGGAGATGCTGCAAGAGCAAGGTCCGGCGCTGGGTAGGCCTTTGGTTGACCGGATTGCAGGTTCGAGGCATCGGAATATGAAAGAGCTGCGCCCGGGATCCAGCGGCAGGAGCGAAATCAGGATTCTGTTCGCTTTCGATCCTATAAGGCAAGCCATCTTGCTAGTTGCGGGGGATAAGTCAGGGCAGTGGCAGCGCTGGTACAGAAAGAACATTCCTATTGCTGACGATTTATATGATCGACACCTAGAACAGTTACGAAGGAGGAAGTGA
- a CDS encoding helix-turn-helix transcriptional regulator: MTVTLEDFLSEHPVDRTLVDAHKQRMMAEVRAYKLRELREASGMTQQQLAERIGVSQRQVSKIERGDLDSTKVGTIRGYLEAVGGGLAVEFVRGDARIRVA; this comes from the coding sequence ATGACTGTAACTTTAGAAGATTTTCTATCGGAGCATCCGGTGGATAGAACTTTGGTTGACGCCCACAAGCAACGGATGATGGCGGAAGTTCGCGCCTATAAACTCCGGGAACTGCGGGAAGCTTCCGGCATGACGCAGCAACAACTGGCCGAACGTATCGGGGTTTCGCAACGGCAAGTTTCCAAGATTGAACGCGGGGATTTAGATAGCACAAAAGTTGGCACCATTAGGGGCTATCTGGAGGCCGTGGGGGGAGGACTCGCAGTAGAATTCGTCCGGGGGGATGCCCGCATCCGGGTTGCCTAG